Proteins found in one Amycolatopsis aidingensis genomic segment:
- a CDS encoding DUF5708 family protein, with translation MSGNVKSLLAGALLLAIGLVLALTGTGVGTPIADLDKIGIVLALLGGIELVVTIVAMLRSSRRTADRG, from the coding sequence ATGTCCGGGAACGTCAAATCGTTGCTGGCCGGTGCCTTGCTGCTGGCCATCGGTCTGGTGCTCGCGCTCACCGGCACCGGCGTCGGGACCCCGATCGCCGATCTGGACAAGATCGGCATCGTGCTCGCGCTGCTCGGCGGGATCGAACTGGTAGTGACCATCGTCGCCATGCTCAGGTCGAGCCGGCGCACGGCCGACCGCGGTTAG
- a CDS encoding bifunctional MFS transporter/dTMP kinase — MDAAADADASTVYRIRRVLAIPPFRRLWAVTYLCSVADWLALLALTGLVTKFTEDYAAQNFAFAGVVLTNLLPGLLFAPLGGLLADKFDRRKVMIIADLFRCALLLSIALVGSTWWLFIGNFLVGSAAMMWIPSKDAAVPNLLRRPDQVETANQLGMVMTYGLAVVTGAGLYSILTGIQTTFHLPPDVLGEFGIAKVVVVLNGLLYLGSALLLTRIPELSLRNVHPVPNAGAAPKPAAETASTGLLGMVRDAAKFIRSTPLVRGLLIGMVGAFAAGGAVIGSAKPYSSSLGGGDAAFGLLFVAVFVGAAVGLAGAPKLAKRLPHDRLFGVGIVLAGLALIVVALAPHLAVALVAVAVVGACAGAAFLTGVTIIGSQIDDAIRGRINSIYQAALKLIVFGATATVPLLIGLVRRQEISVWGNSITIDGTRPVLLGGGLLAALVGVIAYRQMDSRRTEPILADLRNAIRRRPRRVNGLLIALEGTTATDTAAQAARLAEWLRSGPRQVVLAADPALDDKRLTALVSGASLTGARAQALAAAAVRADIVERDVRPALDAGAIVVMERFVDSPLAHLSAVAGLDSTELEGLADWATNRLRPDVTVLLDAGPNPATTSRMASHENHWQVQNLLAEMAAADPDRYVVVDAEGSADEVGGRVRTAVGAVLAGGRLGFRSQRQVESAGTAETTENTETTENTQPSEASS, encoded by the coding sequence GTGGATGCGGCCGCGGACGCCGACGCGTCCACCGTCTACCGGATCCGCCGGGTACTGGCGATCCCGCCGTTCCGCAGGCTGTGGGCCGTCACCTACCTGTGCAGCGTCGCCGACTGGCTCGCCCTGCTCGCGCTGACCGGGCTGGTCACCAAGTTCACCGAGGACTACGCCGCGCAGAACTTCGCCTTCGCCGGGGTGGTGCTCACCAACCTGCTGCCAGGGCTGCTGTTCGCCCCACTCGGCGGGCTGCTGGCGGACAAGTTCGACCGTCGCAAGGTCATGATCATAGCGGACCTGTTCCGCTGCGCGCTGCTGCTGTCCATCGCACTGGTCGGCAGCACCTGGTGGCTGTTCATCGGCAACTTCCTGGTCGGCTCCGCGGCGATGATGTGGATCCCTTCCAAGGACGCCGCGGTACCGAACCTGCTGCGCCGCCCGGACCAGGTGGAGACGGCCAACCAGCTGGGCATGGTGATGACCTACGGGCTCGCCGTGGTCACCGGCGCTGGGCTCTACTCGATTCTCACCGGCATCCAGACCACCTTCCACCTGCCGCCGGACGTGCTCGGCGAGTTCGGCATCGCCAAGGTGGTCGTGGTGCTGAACGGCCTGCTCTACCTTGGCAGCGCCCTGCTGCTCACCCGGATCCCCGAGCTCTCCCTGCGCAATGTGCACCCGGTGCCCAACGCGGGCGCCGCGCCGAAACCCGCCGCCGAAACGGCCTCCACCGGCCTGCTCGGCATGGTCCGGGACGCCGCCAAGTTCATCCGGAGCACCCCGCTGGTCCGCGGGCTGCTGATCGGCATGGTCGGTGCCTTCGCCGCGGGTGGTGCGGTGATCGGCTCGGCCAAGCCGTACTCCTCCAGCCTCGGTGGTGGCGACGCCGCGTTCGGCCTGCTGTTCGTCGCGGTGTTCGTCGGGGCCGCGGTGGGTCTGGCCGGTGCGCCGAAGCTGGCCAAGCGGCTGCCGCACGACCGGCTGTTCGGGGTCGGCATCGTGCTCGCCGGGCTGGCGTTGATCGTGGTGGCGCTGGCCCCGCATCTCGCGGTGGCCCTGGTCGCGGTGGCCGTGGTCGGCGCCTGTGCCGGCGCGGCCTTCCTGACCGGCGTCACCATCATCGGCTCGCAGATCGACGATGCCATCCGCGGCCGGATCAACTCCATCTACCAGGCGGCGCTGAAACTGATCGTGTTCGGCGCGACCGCGACCGTCCCGCTGCTGATCGGCCTGGTCCGGCGGCAGGAGATCAGCGTGTGGGGCAACTCGATCACCATCGACGGCACCCGGCCGGTGTTGCTGGGCGGCGGGCTGCTCGCCGCACTGGTCGGCGTAATCGCCTACCGGCAGATGGACTCCCGGCGCACCGAGCCGATCCTGGCCGACCTGCGCAACGCGATCCGGCGCAGGCCGCGCCGGGTGAACGGCCTGCTGATCGCGCTGGAGGGCACCACGGCGACCGACACCGCCGCGCAGGCCGCCCGGCTGGCCGAATGGCTGCGGTCCGGGCCGCGCCAGGTGGTGCTGGCTGCCGACCCCGCGCTGGACGACAAGCGGCTCACCGCCCTGGTTTCCGGCGCCTCGCTGACCGGGGCGAGGGCGCAGGCGCTGGCCGCGGCCGCGGTGCGGGCGGACATCGTCGAGCGGGATGTGCGGCCCGCGCTGGATGCCGGGGCGATCGTGGTGATGGAACGGTTCGTGGACTCGCCACTGGCCCACCTGTCTGCCGTGGCGGGTCTGGACTCCACGGAACTGGAGGGGCTGGCCGACTGGGCGACCAACCGGCTGCGCCCCGATGTCACCGTGCTGCTGGACGCAGGACCGAACCCGGCGACCACGAGCAGGATGGCCTCGCACGAAAACCACTGGCAGGTGCAGAATCTGCTCGCAGAGATGGCCGCGGCGGACCCGGACCGGTACGTCGTGGTGGATGCCGAGGGTAGTGCGGATGAGGTGGGTGGACGAGTGCGGACCGCGGTAGGGGCGGTACTGGCCGGCGGGCGGCTCGGCTTCCGGTCGCAACGACAGGTCGAATCCGCTGGCACGGCAGAGACAACGGAAAACACGGAGACAACGGAAAACACACAGCCCTCGGAGGCCTCGTCGTGA
- a CDS encoding ESX secretion-associated protein EspG, producing MTETTVTTRTTATATIFALLDEVLAPLVSAVPERPSPMEFLDPDFRLPAALQERPPPDKGDLAAEAEQYTKVVGDMAAMGLLPEGEVTPAAVALYRTLRAGHIRGVVTGVFADRAEPLQVRFFGDQDCATVLNVVGGEVLLRSGSVRGLPQWAFDDIRDVPRGPGGFVELRADEHGLLPGRAADTVAMIRRSVARPRYGTVLVDLSVRDRIRSEYPRGAFVLFDNDVGRYFLGTSVNERGHWVLQYAPAGRAHAERWVEHAALG from the coding sequence GTGACCGAGACGACAGTGACAACGAGAACGACGGCGACTGCGACGATCTTCGCCCTCCTGGACGAGGTTCTCGCGCCGCTGGTCAGCGCGGTGCCGGAGCGGCCGTCGCCGATGGAGTTCCTGGACCCGGACTTTCGCCTGCCCGCGGCGCTACAGGAGCGGCCGCCACCGGACAAGGGCGATCTGGCCGCCGAGGCGGAGCAGTACACCAAGGTCGTCGGCGATATGGCGGCCATGGGTCTGCTGCCGGAGGGCGAGGTGACTCCGGCAGCGGTGGCGCTGTACCGCACGCTGCGCGCCGGGCACATCCGCGGCGTGGTGACCGGTGTGTTCGCCGACCGGGCCGAGCCGCTGCAGGTGCGGTTCTTCGGCGATCAGGACTGCGCCACGGTGCTGAACGTGGTCGGCGGCGAGGTGCTGCTGCGCAGTGGCTCGGTGCGCGGGCTGCCGCAGTGGGCCTTCGACGACATCCGGGACGTGCCCCGCGGGCCGGGCGGTTTCGTCGAGCTGCGTGCCGACGAGCACGGGCTCTTGCCGGGTAGGGCTGCGGACACGGTGGCGATGATCAGGCGAAGTGTCGCCCGGCCGCGGTACGGCACCGTGCTGGTCGACCTCAGCGTCCGGGACCGGATCCGCAGCGAGTACCCGCGGGGTGCCTTCGTGCTGTTCGACAACGATGTCGGGCGGTACTTCCTCGGCACATCGGTGAACGAGCGCGGGCATTGGGTACTGCAGTACGCCCCGGCTGGCCGGGCGCATGCCGAACGGTGGGTCGAACATGCGGCGCTGGGCTGA
- the topA gene encoding type I DNA topoisomerase, which produces MAGSARTKNSGSNGAGRRRLVIVESPTKARKIAPYLGRDYVVESSRGHIRDLPRGAADVPAKYKGQPWARLGVDVDNDFEPLYVVSPDKKATVTELKGLLKDVDELYLATDPDREGEAIAWHLLEALKPKVPVRRMVFHEVTEQAIRSAAESTRELDPDLVDAQETRRILDRLYGYEVSPVLWKKVMPKLSAGRVQSVATRIVVERERERMRFTSASYWDIAATMDAGEDASPRTFPARLVQVDGARLATGRDFGADGQLTAAAANKDVRVLVEAEANQLAEALRGQDFAVTSVEEKPYTRRPYAPFMTSTLQQEAGRKLRFSSERTMRIAQRLYENGYITYMRTDSTTLSEAAISAARNQATELYGSSYVSAKPRQYTRKVKNAQEAHEAIRPAGEVFRTPGQVASELESDEFRLYEMIWQRTIASQMADAKGTTMSVRITGTATSGQECTFAASGRTITFAGFLKAYVEAVDSEAGGEADDKQSRLPQLREDQQVSATELTPDGHATSPPPRYSEPSLVSKLEELGIGRPSTYSSIIKTIQDRGYVWKKGSALVPSWVAFSVVGLLEQHFERLVDYDFTAAMEDELDRIAAGDEQRTRWLSTFYFGGDTGADGSVGRLGGLKKLVGAGVEDIDAREINSIPLFTDANDHTVVVRVGRYGPYLEREVDGSSQRANLPDDLPPDELTPEIAEKLFATPQEGRSLGTDPETGHEIVAKEGRFGPYVTEILPEPEEGETKKSSKAKKPKPRTGSLFKSMSIEDITLDDALKLLSLPRVVGTDPESGEEITAQNGRYGPYLKKGTDSRSLATEEQIFEITLEEALKLYAEPKRRGRQAAAKPPLKEFGNDPASGKPMVVKDGRFGPYVTDGEYNASLRRSDSVEDLTEERAAELLAEKRAKGPAPKKRSSTRKKASSGSTSGGTKGTAKSKTKS; this is translated from the coding sequence GTGGCTGGATCGGCACGGACCAAGAACTCTGGATCGAACGGCGCCGGTCGTCGACGGCTGGTGATCGTCGAGTCCCCGACCAAGGCCCGCAAGATCGCGCCCTACCTCGGCCGGGACTATGTGGTCGAATCCTCTCGTGGGCACATCAGGGACCTCCCGCGTGGCGCCGCCGACGTGCCTGCCAAGTACAAGGGCCAGCCCTGGGCCCGGCTCGGGGTGGACGTGGACAACGACTTCGAGCCGCTCTACGTCGTCTCGCCGGACAAGAAGGCCACCGTCACCGAGCTGAAGGGCCTGCTCAAGGACGTCGACGAGCTCTACCTCGCCACCGACCCCGACCGCGAGGGTGAGGCCATCGCCTGGCACCTGCTGGAGGCGCTCAAGCCGAAGGTCCCGGTGCGCCGGATGGTGTTCCACGAGGTCACCGAGCAGGCCATCCGCTCCGCCGCGGAAAGCACCCGTGAGCTGGACCCCGACCTGGTGGACGCCCAGGAGACCCGGCGCATCCTGGACCGGCTCTACGGCTACGAGGTCTCCCCGGTGCTGTGGAAGAAGGTCATGCCGAAGCTCTCGGCTGGCCGGGTGCAGTCGGTTGCCACCCGCATCGTGGTCGAGCGGGAGCGCGAGCGGATGCGGTTCACCTCGGCCTCCTACTGGGACATCGCCGCCACCATGGACGCGGGCGAGGACGCCTCGCCGCGGACCTTCCCGGCCCGGCTGGTGCAGGTGGACGGTGCCCGGCTGGCCACAGGAAGGGACTTCGGCGCGGACGGGCAGCTGACCGCGGCCGCCGCGAACAAGGACGTCCGGGTGCTGGTCGAGGCCGAGGCGAACCAGCTGGCCGAGGCACTACGCGGACAGGACTTCGCGGTCACCAGCGTCGAGGAGAAGCCGTACACCCGGCGGCCGTACGCCCCGTTCATGACCTCCACCCTGCAGCAGGAGGCGGGCCGCAAGCTGCGGTTCTCCTCCGAGCGCACCATGCGGATCGCGCAGCGGCTGTACGAGAACGGCTACATCACCTATATGCGTACCGACTCGACCACCCTCTCCGAGGCGGCGATCTCGGCGGCGCGCAACCAGGCGACCGAGCTGTACGGCTCCTCATACGTCTCGGCCAAGCCGCGGCAGTACACCCGCAAGGTGAAGAACGCGCAGGAGGCGCACGAGGCGATCCGCCCGGCAGGCGAGGTCTTCCGCACCCCCGGCCAGGTGGCCAGCGAGCTGGAGAGCGACGAGTTCCGGCTGTACGAGATGATCTGGCAGCGCACGATCGCCTCCCAGATGGCCGACGCCAAGGGCACCACGATGTCGGTGCGGATCACCGGCACCGCCACCAGCGGCCAGGAGTGCACCTTCGCCGCCTCCGGGCGCACCATCACCTTCGCCGGCTTCCTCAAGGCCTACGTCGAGGCGGTGGACAGCGAGGCGGGCGGCGAGGCCGATGACAAACAGAGCAGGCTGCCCCAGCTGCGCGAGGACCAGCAGGTCTCGGCGACTGAGCTGACCCCGGACGGCCACGCCACCTCGCCACCCCCGCGCTACAGCGAGCCGAGCCTGGTCAGCAAGCTCGAGGAGCTGGGCATCGGCAGACCATCGACCTACTCCTCGATCATCAAGACCATCCAGGACCGCGGTTACGTGTGGAAGAAGGGTTCCGCGCTGGTCCCGTCCTGGGTCGCCTTCTCCGTGGTCGGGCTGCTGGAGCAGCACTTCGAGCGCCTGGTCGACTATGACTTCACCGCGGCCATGGAGGACGAGCTGGACCGCATCGCCGCGGGGGACGAGCAGCGCACGCGGTGGCTTTCCACCTTCTACTTCGGCGGCGACACCGGGGCGGACGGCTCGGTGGGCCGGCTCGGCGGGCTGAAGAAGCTGGTCGGCGCCGGGGTCGAGGACATCGACGCGCGCGAGATCAACTCCATTCCGCTGTTCACCGACGCGAACGACCACACCGTGGTGGTGCGGGTCGGTCGTTACGGGCCGTACCTGGAGCGCGAGGTGGACGGCAGCTCGCAGCGGGCCAACCTGCCCGACGACCTGCCGCCGGACGAGCTGACCCCGGAGATCGCGGAGAAGCTGTTCGCCACCCCGCAGGAGGGCCGCTCGCTGGGCACCGACCCGGAGACCGGGCACGAGATCGTGGCCAAGGAGGGGCGGTTCGGTCCCTATGTCACCGAGATCCTGCCCGAGCCGGAGGAGGGCGAGACCAAGAAGAGCAGCAAGGCGAAGAAGCCCAAGCCGCGCACCGGTTCGCTGTTCAAGTCGATGTCCATCGAGGACATCACCCTGGACGATGCCCTCAAGCTGCTCTCGTTGCCGAGGGTGGTCGGCACCGACCCGGAGTCCGGCGAGGAGATCACCGCGCAGAACGGGCGCTACGGGCCGTACCTGAAGAAGGGCACCGACTCCCGGTCGCTGGCCACCGAGGAGCAGATCTTCGAGATCACTCTGGAGGAGGCGCTGAAGCTCTACGCCGAGCCGAAGCGGCGCGGCAGGCAGGCGGCGGCGAAGCCACCGCTGAAGGAGTTCGGCAACGACCCGGCCTCGGGCAAGCCGATGGTGGTGAAGGACGGCCGGTTCGGCCCCTACGTCACCGATGGCGAGTACAACGCCTCGCTGCGCCGGTCGGACAGTGTGGAGGACCTGACCGAGGAGCGGGCCGCCGAACTGCTCGCCGAGAAGCGGGCCAAGGGGCCCGCGCCGAAGAAGCGGTCGTCCACCCGCAAGAAGGCATCCAGCGGCAGCACCAGCGGTGGCACCAAGGGCACCGCCAAGTCCAAAACCAAGTCCTGA
- a CDS encoding DNA polymerase III subunit delta', with the protein MTQTVWAQLVGQEPAIEVLSAAAESAAALVSGSPTDSGAMTHAWLLTGPPGSGRSVAARTFAAALQCTSGTGCGDCTGCRTALSGTHADVRLVVPEGLSISVAEMRALVQAAARKPTTGQWQVVIIEDADRLTEGAANALLKAVEEPPDRTVFLLCAPSDHPEDIIVTIRSRCRLVSLRTPPRAAIAQVLIERDGIEPELAEWAASVCGGHIGRARRLATDPSARERRAAVLRIPLGLRRAGDVFACADDLIKTAEADATEESKAKDEAEQEAVRTAMGAGGSGKGVAAAKRAADAAVRQLEKRQKSRATRTQRDTLDLALVDLAGFYRDVLVTASRSGATLMHPDRAEDSARAAAEWSPTSTLRRLEAVLACREAIVWNVKPRIAVEAMVTTLRQG; encoded by the coding sequence GTGACGCAGACGGTCTGGGCGCAGTTGGTGGGGCAGGAGCCCGCGATCGAGGTGCTGTCCGCGGCAGCCGAGTCGGCTGCCGCGCTGGTGTCGGGTTCGCCAACCGACTCGGGGGCGATGACCCATGCCTGGCTGCTCACCGGCCCACCCGGCTCCGGCCGTTCGGTGGCCGCGCGTACCTTCGCCGCGGCGCTGCAGTGCACCAGCGGCACCGGCTGCGGGGACTGCACCGGCTGCCGGACGGCGCTGTCCGGCACCCATGCCGATGTGCGGCTGGTGGTTCCGGAGGGACTGTCCATCTCGGTGGCGGAGATGCGCGCGCTGGTGCAGGCCGCCGCGCGGAAACCGACCACGGGGCAATGGCAGGTCGTGATCATCGAGGATGCCGACCGGCTTACCGAAGGGGCGGCGAACGCGCTGCTGAAGGCGGTCGAGGAACCGCCGGATCGCACGGTTTTCCTGCTCTGCGCGCCCTCGGACCATCCGGAGGACATCATCGTGACGATCCGCTCACGGTGTCGGCTGGTGAGCCTGCGCACGCCGCCACGGGCGGCCATCGCGCAGGTGCTCATCGAGCGGGACGGCATCGAACCGGAGCTGGCCGAGTGGGCGGCCTCGGTATGCGGCGGGCATATCGGCAGGGCACGCAGGCTGGCCACGGATCCGAGTGCCCGCGAGCGCAGGGCGGCCGTGCTACGGATCCCGCTCGGGCTGCGCAGGGCGGGCGATGTCTTCGCCTGTGCCGACGACCTGATCAAGACCGCCGAGGCGGACGCCACCGAGGAGAGCAAGGCCAAGGACGAGGCCGAACAGGAGGCCGTGCGCACCGCGATGGGCGCGGGCGGCAGCGGTAAGGGTGTCGCCGCGGCGAAACGGGCCGCCGACGCCGCGGTCCGGCAACTGGAGAAGCGGCAGAAGTCGCGGGCCACCAGGACCCAACGGGACACCCTTGATCTGGCCCTTGTCGACCTCGCCGGTTTCTACCGCGACGTACTGGTCACCGCCAGCCGTTCCGGGGCCACCCTGATGCATCCCGATCGCGCCGAGGACAGCGCGCGGGCCGCGGCCGAATGGTCCCCGACCTCCACGCTCCGCCGCTTGGAGGCGGTACTGGCCTGCCGTGAGGCGATCGTGTGGAACGTGAAGCCGCGGATCGCGGTGGAGGCCATGGTGACCACGCTGCGCCAGGGCTGA